In Miscanthus floridulus cultivar M001 chromosome 8, ASM1932011v1, whole genome shotgun sequence, the sequence TCTAGTTGGGTTATGGAACTAATAGGTAGCTGCTAATAGTTAGCTCCTTTAGATCCAAACATGTTCAGCTAATAGTTTATCTAATTAttagctactccctccattccaaattataagacgttttagcttttatagattcataacttttgctatgcacctaaatataAGTTATGTCTAGATATCTAGTAGAAGCTATGAATCAAAAAATGccaaaacattttataatttagGACAGAGGAAGTAATTCCCAACTAATAACTATGGAGTATCTCACTAGTTGGATCAAACTAGCTAATAGCAGCTAATATTTTTTTTACTCAATAGCAACTAATATTtagctagcaatattaggtataaGCTATTAACTAGCTAACTATTGGTAGCTAATAGATTCAAATAGGGTCTAAAATGACAATAGTATTGCAAAGTCAATAATCACAAAATCAACATTTATTTTTGTGGCGTCGAGGAGTGCAATCCAAAGTACGTACTGTACCGAGCGTTAGTGTGCTGGTCTGCTGGGTGTGAAAAACTTATGGCTATTAGGTAATCTGCTGCTCCTCTGTATGAACGTATGATAGGGATAGGCATCAAAAGGTTCCCTGCTGTTGCCTGTAGCTGCTGCAGGGGCAGGCGTCGAAAGGCTCCCCTGTAGCACTATAGCCACAGTAGGGACATGTGTCAAAGTCAACCCTGCTGTCACATATAGTCACTGTAGTCgcatggcagcctgacatgtctatATACTAAGATTagatgagtagagttgtatatatagtttcctACTGCAACTCAATAaaaagagcgagttcagttttgctatcaactctgcagagctccggccaatgctggtgcttgagttgtgtgtgtgctctgttatCCCTtcctttttctacctctagccatagtgtgtggtcagcAACACAGGTGAGTGGTTGGCTCACCCGTTCCGAAGATCcaggggccaacaagtggtatcggagccatacaAGCatcgtcgccagactaaccgctggcgatgacggatggtttggagatgggcgacagcagcgacGCTACTGTGGCAGCCCAGCCACGATAGGAGGTCATtgtgcgcacggtgcgggaggtcagcggcaccagttgaccGATGCTGACTCgaaccaactatggcgagtggtcgatgaccatgaaggtcaagctcagagccgatggctctagaatgctattgacaagggcactgACAACGAAGAatacgacatgtcagcgttggaggctatcctcgctactGTGCCAACAGAGAACAGGGAgctgttgggggcgaagagctctgcgaAGGAGGCGTGGGAGACCATTGCGGCGATGCGGGTCGGTTCCAACCACACAAAGAAGGCGAcagcccagctgctgaagcaggagtacgccaacctcaagttcaaggatggtgaattggtggaggacttctcccttcaCCTACAGTCGCTCATcaacaagctgaggagccacgacgtcaccatcgacgaagaagaggcggtctccaagtacctccactccatgccgatgaagtacatctagatcgctctctccatagagacgatgttggacttgtccaccctcaccattgaggatgtgactggTCAGTTACGGGTGATGGACGAGCGTCTAGAGCAGGCGATAGCAATGACGGAcaacggcaagctgctgctgatagaggaggagtgggctgcccagaGGAAGAAGTCCAGAGAAGCCTCCtctagccgcggtggcgatggcaagcaccaCGGCAAGGCTTTTTCAGAGAAAAAAAGAAGAttgaccccaatgcctaccagtgctatgggaagatgggccattgggcaaaggagtgcccaaatcgcaagcagaagaagaaggttgaggctcatCTTGCGTAGGCTAATAATGATGATTAGGCCACTCTCCTaatggcgatgttctgtgcactgcacgatgttgaggccaaggagaagggagaggggatgGCGGTGAAAGGGCCTGAGAAGGCTCTGAAGGCCATCAACCTTGACGAACCATGCGCCCAAGTCCATCGGACGTGGGAGCGGCGAAcaagagcagcggtggtacctggactccaacgccagcaaccacatgacgggctccaaggaagccttctccgagctcgacggagACGTGACCGGCATagtgaagttcggtgatggctcaaggatGATGATCCAAGGgcacgacaccatcatcttcaggtgtcaGAATGGTGAGCACCGTGCGCTGACGGATGTGTACTACATCCCACAGCTACGTTCTAGCATTGTCAGCATTGGGCAACTGGACAAGCTCAGATGCGAGTTACTGATCAAGAGCAGGATCCTGAGGATTTGGGATCAGGAGTGGCGTCTTCTCGCGAAGGTAAAACGCTCACGTAATcgattgtacctgctcgacttgaaggtggagcaactagtgtgcctggcagcatggcacaccgaggagccatggctgtggcatgcccggtttggCCATCTAAGCTTCGACGCTCTAGGTcgactagagaagatggtccaaggtgaaaggtcctaatatggctagagggggggggggggtgaatagcctatttaaaaatctacaaatcaactagagcaatttgattagtatgacaaatagcataatacaaacttgctctagctctacaagggttgcaagccacctatccaacaattctagttgcaatgattactagggcacacaaacttgctatgtaactacccactaagagctctcaatcttgctactctaaagagctcaactagatgaatgtaaataataaagcaagctctcaattctaattacactaaagagcttgtaccaactagtttgcaagaatgtaaataagtgagtagggtgattataccgccgtgtaggtgatgaaccaatcataagatgaatgtaGAGCCAATCACTGGGATAATGCAAATGATAAGAggcaaccgatttttctcctgaggttcacgtgcttgccaacacgctagtccccgttgtgtcgaccaacacttggtggttcggcggctaagaggtgtttcacaaacctcgtccacacgataggacaccacaagaaccgacccacaagtgggGTAACTCAATGACCCGAGCAATTTACGAGAGTCACCTTTCGgcactctgccggggaaggtacaactccccttacaatcaccgaagatggccatgaacaatcaccaactcgtgccgatcctccaccgctgcaccgagccatctaggtggtggcaaccaccaagagaaacaagcaaaatctgcagcgcaacacgaataccaagtgcctctagatgcaatcactcaagcaatgcacttggattctctcccaatctcacaatgatgatggatcaatgatggagatgagtgggagggctttggctaagctcacaaggttgctatatcaatgaaaaatgtgcaagagatggAGCtacaaccagccatggggcttaaatagaagcccccatggaatagagccgttataccccttcactaggcaaaacacgctctgaccggatgctccggtcatactgaccggaccctggactcagcgttcgatccactgatttatgccacgtgtcattctgagttaaaactaaaccgtcagatcacaacggctaagtgctgaccggacgcttcggctaaactgaccggactctggagcctcagcgtccggtcgagtacagtaagggtccaaatccgtttttcctcgaccggacgtgtccggtccacctcgaccggacatagcctagcatccggtggtataccctagctactgtaccgccaagtcagcgcgaccggacgcaggcagtcagcgtccggtgcattcagatccagcgtccggtcacttgatcgacgctggcatctcctctgtcttcttcacccttgctcaaatgtgctaaccaccaagtgtatcaccttgtgcacatgtgttagcatattttcacaaatgttttcaagggtgttagcactccactagatcctaaatgcatatgcaatgaattagagcatctagtggcactttgataaccgcatttcgatacgagtttcactcctcttaatagtacggctatctatcttaaatgtgatcacactcactaagtgtcttgatcactaaaacaaaatggctcctacattttatacctttgccttgagccttttgtttttctctttcttcttttccaagtttaagcatttgaccatcaccatgccatcaccattgtcatgatcttcgccattgcttcatcacttggagtagtgctacctatctcataatcatcttgataaactaggttagcacttagggttttatcaattaaccaaaaccaaactagagctttcaatctccccctttttggtaattgatgacaacccttatacaaagatatgaattaaagtacatttgaatccatgttgcttgcccaagcatatttaccatgtgtaaaggatatgggccagtttcatgaattccaaatgatagcaattgctccccctacatatgtgctaagagtttggattgaagctttgcacatatgattagataggaaatataggagacaatttctaccaaatgatgctaaggtataagagatggacctttgaagcatgataccaatcggagtgcaccattataccatccttagcaccattagtaactagacatacacaaaaactagaataccccatgagatcaat encodes:
- the LOC136469700 gene encoding uncharacterized protein: MTGSKEAFSELDGDVTGIVKFGDGSRMMIQGHDTIIFRCQNGEHRALTDVYYIPQLRSSIVSIGQLDKLRCELLIKSRILRIWDQEWRLLAKVKRSRNRLYLLDLKVEQLVCLAAWHTEEPWLWHARFGHLSFDALGRLEKMVQGERS